One window of Akkermansia biwaensis genomic DNA carries:
- the thiM gene encoding hydroxyethylthiazole kinase — MPSSSGLVSAVSSDLEKIREAAPLVLSLTNSVVQPLTANLLLAAGAVPAMLNDAEETVEMLRGGTGALLVNLGTVTHEQGAVMQTAVQEANRLNIPWVLDPVAVGALSLRTRLARQLKEQTPRIIRGNASEIMALAGYSSVTKGPESTSSSADALQAARELALHTGAAVLVTGRTDYSTDGHQVVSTENGHPMMSRVTGVGCSMGALTAACAAVSPSPLQAAVSTAVLMGIAGEMAFEQSPAPGSFAVSLLDCLYSLSPEDVARRARILSL; from the coding sequence ATGCCTTCATCATCCGGCCTTGTCAGCGCCGTCTCCTCAGATTTGGAAAAAATCAGGGAGGCGGCCCCGCTGGTTCTCTCCCTGACCAACTCCGTCGTACAGCCCCTGACGGCCAACCTCCTGCTGGCCGCGGGAGCCGTTCCCGCCATGCTCAACGACGCGGAGGAAACAGTGGAAATGCTGCGCGGCGGAACAGGCGCCCTGCTGGTCAATCTGGGCACTGTTACGCACGAACAAGGCGCCGTCATGCAGACGGCCGTGCAGGAAGCCAACCGGCTGAACATCCCCTGGGTTCTGGACCCGGTGGCCGTGGGGGCGCTCTCTCTCCGCACGCGGCTGGCACGGCAGCTGAAGGAACAAACGCCCCGCATCATCCGCGGGAACGCCTCGGAAATCATGGCCCTGGCCGGCTACTCCTCCGTCACGAAAGGACCGGAAAGCACCAGTTCCAGCGCGGACGCCCTGCAGGCGGCTAGGGAACTGGCCCTGCACACGGGAGCGGCCGTTCTCGTCACGGGCCGCACGGACTATTCCACGGACGGCCACCAGGTGGTTTCCACGGAAAACGGGCATCCCATGATGTCCCGCGTTACGGGCGTGGGCTGCTCCATGGGCGCGCTGACCGCCGCCTGTGCCGCCGTCTCCCCCTCCCCGCTTCAGGCGGCCGTTTCCACCGCCGTCCTGATGGGAATCGCCGGGGAAATGGCCTTTGAACAAAGCCCGGCTCCCGGCTCTTTTGCCGTCTCCCTGCTGGACTGCCTTTATTCCCTTTCCCCGGAAGACGTAGCCCGCAGGGCGCGCATCCTTTCCCTTTAG
- a CDS encoding S6 family peptidase, whose product MADSIDLQTYRDFAENRGVFGINEKDVPIYDKEGNYVGTIPRMMNFDGVADPHRGEAALVGGPGFIATVSHDYDKQSVTFAVRFGASQGTPFYDSYRSVVTKKAWGNSTNSTYDYCVQRLSKIVTESEYAPYLTDPEYLDNMKGRLVLRAGTGTQTVATGDGEQEAVGPAYSYLTGGTVVFNGQTKVEGTGEPDPENAKTYPAYRFGYNVERPSESSPLPSGVQPGDSGSPCYVYNENSGQWEWVGAGQSHGGEGYGQFSQMRSGNQWAQAYVDSFNCTVSVSAGGGDVLWNVTNAGGNGTFVQGGITTDYIGLSSGVRGDTSTQGKRATDAQIGACTNLIFDGAGGTVVLQGSVDTGAGSLTFNHDYVLSDGGNASYRLNTAGFVVNKGAVVTTLLTGASGDEWRKIGEGTLIVGGHGNNAADINVGGGMLILDRDGYAAHNVKLNGGGVMARLAGENQLSGEFIFGHRGGTVDLYGHNLTLDAITHLDSGAIFANYLGGSTATFTFTGSGVQNYLGTFIDTGSLRNGQLNVVYAPDTGEGSVWNLSGTILNSGTWTVQSGKVKIAGVPTLHAGGYVDENDWQTAVFATGTVQVESGALFTAGAHAEVASSINVADGGTYTILSGGSHSGDVVLAGSGSMLRAEVDGGVAIESGKISGKGSLIKSGDGVLLLKNRNNGFSGIARVEGGVVQASSAGALGKTIWMLNAAGGMAVDGSDFSVIAGYLDTSSAGAFILLEDKNNVSGLDSFRNLSIGALGNVNLGIRGTTELLSGWTADGGWSLGGGGGTLTVNLKLSGSGTLSIGNGSNTGAVVLANAHNSDSEGGAVFSGTMELNRGAKLAYEDVRSLGSKNGNVTVGYGSSFVLGAQEDAALAHVSGASGGVLLLSGERTTALDMAGMGLNSAYIGADGQAVLSGSVKAGTQGYLFGGSGTLTVACSLSGNHSLTVDTQGMGTAGCVILAADNSYSGETRILSGASLAVGAGETAGTLGTGVVVNEGTLTFNRTDRVTAGNAISGTGNLVQKGSGELVLTGNNSYTGVTRIAVGTLTVGDGGTSGSLGTGAVVNNGVLVFNRSDAVVFNTAVSGTGALVKNGSGTLTIQKQLSYTGGTTVNEGTLVLSKGGANGIIQGDLSIQEGAQVTLKGGNSFGSSGGIASVKGVNINGGTLYFGDKNNQVCKYMTFNLTGGVVDGVAGGRMDIAMGTSIEVKAADKASEIRNINVQLKDSYPSIFRVARGTAVSDLNVSANIVNSSGVKGALTKTGNGIMVLSGKNTYSGGTTVELGTLVAASSQALGTGQAMVDSDGCLVLGGTGADAPGISLGNNILVKNGGVLTGSATLTGNTTMESGSIFELTLSIGGSAGDELACNSLMLRSGVFRIDAGAMLKLAALTIDYSTDFWNTSHILNFIDGGDNATLTGNFTLDTSAAGDYSAYGEWSLQKSEDSKDMNMVWTPNAAPEVSSALTAAFTATAPLPVPEPSAAVLMLAAAGAAFLRRSVPRNR is encoded by the coding sequence ATGGCTGATTCCATCGACCTCCAGACCTACCGTGATTTTGCGGAAAACCGTGGCGTCTTTGGCATCAATGAGAAAGACGTTCCCATCTACGACAAGGAAGGCAACTACGTAGGCACCATCCCCAGAATGATGAATTTTGACGGGGTGGCGGACCCCCATCGCGGAGAAGCCGCGCTGGTGGGCGGTCCCGGCTTCATTGCCACCGTGTCCCACGATTATGATAAACAGTCCGTTACATTTGCAGTCCGTTTTGGTGCCAGTCAGGGGACGCCTTTTTATGATTCCTACCGTAGCGTGGTGACCAAGAAAGCATGGGGGAACAGCACCAATTCCACATATGACTACTGTGTGCAGCGGCTGAGCAAGATTGTGACGGAGTCGGAATACGCTCCCTACCTGACGGACCCGGAGTATCTGGACAATATGAAGGGGAGGCTGGTGCTGAGAGCCGGAACGGGAACCCAGACGGTTGCCACGGGCGATGGAGAGCAGGAAGCGGTAGGGCCGGCCTATAGCTACCTGACGGGAGGAACGGTGGTTTTCAACGGGCAGACAAAAGTAGAAGGGACCGGGGAACCGGACCCGGAAAATGCCAAGACCTATCCGGCCTACCGGTTTGGGTACAATGTTGAAAGGCCCTCAGAGTCATCTCCGCTGCCTTCCGGTGTACAGCCCGGAGACAGCGGCAGCCCCTGTTACGTGTACAATGAAAATTCCGGACAGTGGGAATGGGTGGGCGCGGGACAATCCCATGGCGGAGAGGGCTACGGCCAGTTCAGCCAGATGCGTTCCGGCAACCAGTGGGCGCAGGCTTACGTGGACAGCTTCAACTGCACTGTCAGCGTGTCGGCGGGGGGCGGGGATGTGCTGTGGAACGTGACGAATGCCGGAGGAAACGGCACCTTCGTGCAAGGGGGCATCACCACGGATTACATCGGGCTGTCTTCCGGAGTGCGCGGGGATACCTCTACGCAGGGAAAGCGGGCCACGGATGCCCAGATCGGCGCGTGCACCAATCTGATTTTTGATGGGGCCGGAGGGACGGTTGTGCTCCAGGGTTCTGTGGACACGGGGGCTGGTTCCCTGACCTTCAACCACGATTACGTGCTGAGCGACGGCGGCAATGCTTCGTACCGCCTGAATACGGCGGGTTTCGTGGTCAATAAAGGGGCCGTGGTTACCACCTTGCTGACCGGAGCTTCCGGCGACGAGTGGCGGAAGATCGGGGAGGGGACGCTGATTGTGGGAGGGCATGGGAACAATGCGGCGGATATCAACGTGGGCGGCGGCATGCTGATTCTGGATCGGGATGGTTATGCCGCCCATAATGTAAAGCTGAACGGGGGCGGTGTGATGGCGCGTCTGGCGGGAGAAAACCAGTTGTCCGGGGAGTTCATCTTCGGGCACCGTGGCGGAACCGTGGATTTGTACGGGCACAATTTGACACTGGATGCCATCACGCATCTGGATTCCGGGGCCATTTTTGCCAATTACCTGGGCGGTTCCACTGCAACCTTCACGTTCACGGGAAGTGGTGTACAGAATTATCTGGGAACCTTCATAGATACAGGATCCTTGCGGAACGGCCAGCTGAACGTGGTGTATGCGCCCGACACGGGAGAAGGTTCCGTCTGGAACCTGTCCGGAACCATCCTCAATTCCGGAACGTGGACGGTGCAGAGTGGGAAAGTAAAGATAGCGGGAGTTCCCACCTTGCACGCGGGCGGTTATGTGGATGAGAATGACTGGCAGACGGCTGTTTTTGCCACGGGAACAGTGCAGGTGGAAAGCGGCGCTCTGTTTACAGCGGGAGCCCATGCGGAAGTGGCTTCTTCCATCAATGTGGCGGACGGAGGCACATATACCATTCTTTCCGGCGGCAGCCACAGCGGGGATGTCGTGCTGGCCGGTTCCGGTTCCATGCTGCGCGCAGAGGTGGATGGAGGCGTAGCAATAGAATCCGGGAAAATATCCGGAAAAGGCTCCTTGATCAAATCCGGCGACGGCGTGCTGCTTCTGAAGAACAGGAACAACGGTTTTTCCGGAATCGCCCGGGTGGAAGGAGGTGTGGTGCAGGCTTCTTCCGCCGGAGCGCTCGGAAAGACTATCTGGATGTTGAATGCCGCAGGCGGCATGGCTGTGGACGGCTCCGATTTTTCCGTGATTGCCGGATATCTGGACACGTCCTCTGCCGGGGCTTTCATCCTGCTGGAAGACAAGAACAACGTCAGCGGCCTGGACAGTTTCCGTAATTTGTCCATTGGGGCGCTGGGGAACGTAAATTTGGGAATCCGTGGAACCACGGAATTGCTTTCCGGCTGGACTGCGGACGGGGGCTGGTCCCTGGGGGGAGGCGGAGGAACATTGACGGTGAATTTGAAACTCAGCGGCTCCGGCACCTTGTCCATCGGCAACGGTTCCAATACCGGCGCCGTGGTGCTTGCCAACGCCCATAACAGTGATTCGGAAGGGGGTGCTGTCTTCTCCGGGACCATGGAATTGAACCGGGGGGCAAAGCTTGCGTATGAGGATGTGCGTTCTCTTGGCTCTAAAAACGGGAATGTGACGGTAGGGTACGGTTCTTCCTTTGTTCTGGGGGCGCAGGAGGATGCGGCCCTGGCGCATGTTTCCGGCGCTTCCGGCGGCGTGTTGCTGTTGTCCGGGGAACGTACCACGGCGTTGGATATGGCCGGGATGGGATTGAATTCCGCCTACATCGGGGCTGACGGGCAGGCTGTTCTGTCCGGTTCCGTGAAGGCCGGAACGCAGGGGTATTTGTTCGGAGGCAGCGGCACGTTGACTGTCGCCTGTTCCCTGAGCGGCAATCATTCCCTGACGGTGGACACCCAGGGGATGGGTACGGCCGGCTGCGTTATTCTGGCGGCGGACAATTCCTATTCCGGTGAAACGCGCATCCTGTCCGGGGCTTCCCTGGCAGTGGGCGCTGGGGAAACGGCCGGCACTCTGGGAACGGGAGTCGTCGTCAATGAAGGCACCCTGACGTTCAACAGGACGGACCGGGTGACGGCGGGAAACGCCATTTCCGGTACCGGAAACCTAGTCCAGAAAGGCAGTGGGGAACTGGTGCTGACGGGGAATAATTCATACACCGGAGTCACGAGGATTGCCGTGGGAACGCTTACCGTGGGCGATGGAGGAACCAGCGGTTCTCTGGGAACCGGAGCCGTCGTCAACAACGGGGTGCTGGTCTTCAATCGATCGGATGCCGTCGTTTTTAATACGGCCGTGTCCGGGACGGGGGCCCTGGTGAAGAACGGTTCTGGAACGCTGACGATCCAGAAGCAGCTTTCCTACACCGGAGGAACCACGGTGAACGAAGGTACGCTGGTTCTGTCCAAGGGAGGAGCCAACGGTATTATCCAGGGAGATCTGTCTATTCAGGAAGGGGCACAGGTGACGCTGAAAGGAGGAAACAGTTTTGGTTCTTCCGGCGGCATTGCCTCTGTTAAAGGCGTGAATATCAACGGGGGCACCTTGTACTTTGGAGACAAGAACAACCAGGTTTGCAAATATATGACGTTCAACCTGACCGGGGGTGTTGTGGATGGCGTTGCCGGAGGCCGCATGGACATTGCAATGGGCACGAGCATTGAGGTAAAGGCGGCGGATAAAGCATCGGAAATCAGGAATATCAACGTGCAACTGAAGGATTCCTATCCCTCCATCTTCAGAGTGGCGCGGGGGACGGCGGTGTCCGATTTGAACGTCTCCGCCAACATCGTCAACTCTTCCGGAGTGAAAGGAGCACTCACCAAGACAGGCAACGGGATCATGGTTCTTTCCGGCAAAAATACCTATTCCGGGGGTACCACGGTGGAGCTGGGAACGCTGGTCGCCGCTTCCAGCCAGGCTCTTGGAACGGGACAGGCAATGGTCGATTCCGACGGCTGCCTCGTTCTGGGGGGCACCGGCGCCGATGCCCCCGGAATCAGTTTGGGGAATAATATTCTGGTGAAGAATGGCGGCGTCCTGACCGGTTCCGCCACCCTGACCGGGAATACGACCATGGAATCCGGTTCCATCTTTGAATTGACCTTGTCCATAGGCGGTTCCGCCGGGGACGAACTGGCATGCAACAGCCTGATGCTCCGGTCCGGCGTCTTCCGGATTGACGCGGGAGCCATGCTGAAGCTGGCCGCCCTGACCATCGACTATTCCACCGATTTCTGGAATACATCGCACATCCTGAATTTCATCGACGGCGGAGACAACGCCACGCTGACGGGCAATTTCACGCTGGATACGTCCGCCGCCGGGGATTACTCGGCCTACGGTGAGTGGAGCCTGCAAAAGAGTGAAGACTCCAAAGATATGAACATGGTCTGGACGCCGAATGCCGCGCCGGAAGTATCTTCCGCGTTGACTGCGGCGTTTACGGCTACGGCGCCGCTGCCGGTTCCGGAACCTTCCGCCGCGGTGCTGATGCTGGCCGCCGCGGGAGCGGCGTTCCTGCGTCGCTCCGTTCCGCGGAACAGGTAA
- the cysK gene encoding cysteine synthase A: MKIYRNITELVGRTPLLELANYDRRHGLDAVILAKLEAFNPAGSVKDRIALAMIDAAEASGRLTPDSVIIEPTSGNTGIGLAAVATSRGYRIILTMPETMSVERRNLLKAYGAELVLTDGTKGMQGAIAKAEELAAELPNSFIPGQFVNQANPEAHFRTTGPEIWDDTDGRVDIFVAGVGTGGTVTGVGRYLKSRNPGVKVVAVEPSASPVLTEGTAGPHKIQGIGAGFVPETLDTSIYDEVITVTNEDAFATGKELARTEGVLAGISSGAALWAATQLAKRLENAGKTIVVLLPDTGDRYLSTPLFAD; encoded by the coding sequence ATGAAAATTTACCGGAACATTACGGAACTGGTCGGCAGGACACCCCTGCTGGAACTGGCCAACTACGACCGCAGGCACGGCCTGGACGCCGTCATCCTGGCCAAGCTGGAAGCCTTCAACCCCGCAGGCAGCGTGAAAGACCGCATTGCCCTGGCGATGATTGACGCGGCGGAAGCCTCCGGCCGGCTGACGCCGGACTCCGTCATCATTGAACCCACCAGCGGCAACACGGGCATCGGCCTGGCGGCCGTGGCTACCTCCCGCGGGTACCGGATCATCCTGACGATGCCGGAAACCATGAGCGTGGAGCGCCGCAACCTGCTGAAAGCCTACGGCGCGGAACTGGTGCTGACGGACGGGACAAAGGGCATGCAGGGAGCCATTGCGAAGGCGGAGGAACTTGCCGCCGAACTGCCGAACAGCTTCATTCCCGGCCAATTCGTGAACCAGGCCAATCCGGAAGCCCACTTCCGCACCACCGGACCGGAAATCTGGGACGATACGGACGGCAGGGTGGACATCTTCGTAGCGGGTGTGGGAACGGGGGGAACCGTTACAGGCGTGGGCAGGTACCTCAAATCCCGCAATCCCGGAGTCAAGGTCGTGGCCGTGGAGCCGTCGGCCTCGCCCGTCCTCACCGAAGGCACGGCCGGACCGCACAAAATCCAGGGGATTGGCGCGGGATTCGTGCCGGAAACCCTGGACACCTCCATTTACGACGAAGTAATCACCGTCACCAATGAAGACGCATTCGCCACGGGCAAGGAACTGGCCCGCACGGAAGGCGTGCTGGCGGGGATTTCCTCCGGGGCGGCTCTGTGGGCGGCCACGCAGCTGGCGAAAAGGCTGGAAAACGCGGGCAAGACCATCGTCGTTCTTCTGCCGGACACGGGCGACCGCTACCTGTCCACCCCCCTCTTTGCAGATTAA
- the thiE gene encoding thiamine phosphate synthase: MKSFNLHLYLVTDEAAKCRHSLLETVRKAVDGGVTIVQYRSTNPDAGTCYREALPIRDFLAARGIPFIVNNRIDLALALDADGVHIGQRDLPVPSVRAMIGPDKILGLSVSNMDQLRAVDASLVDYLGMGPVFPTISKLNAPPVLGVEGFAALASRSPLPVVAIGGLDAERARQVRATGTAAGIAAVSAICGAEDPEAAARALA; encoded by the coding sequence ATGAAATCATTCAACCTCCACCTCTACCTGGTCACTGACGAAGCGGCCAAATGTCGCCACAGCCTGCTGGAAACCGTCCGGAAGGCCGTGGACGGCGGCGTCACCATCGTGCAATACCGCTCCACCAATCCGGACGCGGGCACCTGCTACCGGGAAGCCCTGCCCATCCGGGACTTCCTGGCGGCGCGCGGAATCCCCTTCATTGTCAACAACCGCATTGACCTGGCGCTGGCCCTGGATGCGGACGGCGTCCACATCGGCCAGCGGGACCTTCCCGTACCCTCCGTGCGCGCCATGATCGGCCCGGACAAAATCCTGGGGCTGTCCGTCTCCAACATGGACCAGCTCCGCGCCGTGGACGCCTCCCTAGTGGACTACCTGGGGATGGGGCCCGTTTTCCCGACCATTTCCAAACTCAACGCCCCGCCCGTGCTGGGCGTGGAAGGCTTCGCCGCCCTGGCCTCCCGGTCCCCCCTGCCCGTCGTCGCCATCGGCGGCCTGGATGCGGAACGCGCGCGCCAGGTGCGGGCCACAGGAACGGCCGCAGGAATTGCCGCAGTCTCCGCCATTTGCGGAGCGGAGGACCCGGAAGCCGCCGCACGGGCGCTGGCCTGA